One Hevea brasiliensis isolate MT/VB/25A 57/8 chromosome 6, ASM3005281v1, whole genome shotgun sequence genomic window, AGAAGCTATAAAAAGCAGAGGGTTAGTGTAATGCCTACTCATCATACTTTGCAGAGAAGATAGCGAAAGAAAAAGTGGGTACCATTCAATTTGGCTTAGAAATTTGAAGTGAAGAGAGATAGAGGAAAAAATACTGAAATGGGTTTTAAAAGTGAAGAGCCTTACAGGATGATCAGTGGGTAATGGGGGTATATTCACTGTACTTTTGCCCCAAAaagttagagagagagagagagagagaaggagataACATTTTCTGGTCAAAGAAAGTGAGAACATTTTTAAGAGGGAAAATGGCAGTGGAGCTATTTTCTTTATAGGTAAGTTAAAATCCGGCGCTTTTTGTTTTTTCAAATTGGAGAAGTTGggtaagttttataatttttttgatttttttttgcttggttttcactttttcctttgatattttaatttctagtttaatttttctttagtctgAATCTCTGTGTCTTTCTGTGACATCTTTTTGTCTTGTAATACAGTTCTTCACGAGGCTGTGTCAGATTTTCCTTTCAAAAGAATGGAAAAAAAAACCTAATCTTTATCCATTTTTTTTAAGGTATTGGTGCTGCTCCCACGTTGCTCCTTTCACTTCTCTGCTTGCAACCTATAAAGATTCTGAAGATTTTGTACTGCTTTCCTCTATATAAACCCACATTTGGGTTCTtgttttcagtttttgaaacatacattttgttctctctctctctgctaTTCCTTCGATGCTCTTTTATTCCCTGCCTAGTTCTCTCACGTCAAAATAAGAGTAAAATACGCAATCTCTCATTAGCCACCATCTCCAGTTGTGTTCTTTGTTTCAGTGCTTCACATTCTATTTCCCTCTCTTGTTTCGCCATTTAAGAACCATATTCTTTACTCAGCTTTAACACGTTGCCTCTCTCtagtttttgttttttttgttccttttcattttaaaatttttgccattctGGACTTTAATGCATTGGTTTTCTTTTTCTGGACTTTAATGCATTGGTTGTCTTTGTGAGATTATTGAAGTTGTAGTGAGCGAGACAGAAATCTAGACAAGATGGGTAAAGCTGCAAGGTGGCTAAAGGGCTTCTTGGGGATGAAGAAAgataaagagaaagaaagagacaATGTTGGTGACACTTCAAGTTCAATTTCAagcgaaaagagagagaaaaaaagatGGAGTTTTGGCAATTCAGGAAGGGATAACAGTTTGATCCCTCAGATTCCTGAGAACCTTCAGGTAAAAGATGTTGCCTGGCTCAGATGCTACCTTGCTGAGACAGAAAGAGAGCAGAACAAACACGCAATAATGGTGGCAGCTGCCACGGCTGCAGCGGTCGACGCCGTAGCGGCTGTAGCACAGGCAGCGGTGGCGGCAGTGAGGCTGACCAGCAATGGCAGAGGGACATTGTTTGGTGGTGGGAGGGAGAGGTGGGCTGCAATCAAAGTTCAAACTGTTTTCAGAGGCTTTTTGGTAAGTCATAagtgaaatataaattattaaaattgattttaattttctttgcaTGGGTGGGTTCAGATCAAGTTCAAAAAGTTGATATTCTCATCTGGGTATTTTTACATTATTGTTGTTTCTGCTCTTCTTGATTAGATTTGTGTGTTTTTCTTTCCCAGTAACGAAATGTTTCTAGACATGTCATATTGCAGTATTTTACATTGCACTGGAAATGGTACAAAAGTTTTTCTTgatccttgctttcatctctgcTATAAAAGCAGGAAACACACACCAAGGGTAATGAATGAAACAGTACATTTCTTAAATCTTACTCTACATCTCTTCTCAAAAGCTAGAAACACAGATTCAAATGCTAATAAATTAGTAGactctatatatttttttaactttCCAGTTGACATGGTAATGTGCCTTTGCTTTTAGTTTATTTTATGTAAGTACTTTCTATTTTCTTTACTTCCCTGTGTTCGCTAGGGGAAGTAGATTGAAAAGGTAATGAAACAGTAATTATGTGCTTTAGGGTCAAGGTAACTATACTTATGTTTTCAACTTTCTTTTGACTTGTTGGCCATGAATTTTGAAACTCTTTTTTCCTGTTTTTCCCTTGGTCCCTCTGCTTTCTGTTTTAATTATAATGCTTCAATTGAACAGTGAGTGCTAAATCCTACTTCAACTAGAGTTGTCTTTTTCTGGTTAAATTGGTTTCACTTGCTTGTGTTCTGCTTTCTGTTTATGTTTTGTGAATTGACTCGTTATTACTCCTAATGAGGTCAGTGTTGGTTAACCATCTCAGGCTCGAAAAGCTCTTCGAGCATTGAAAGGACTAGTTAAGATACAGGCGCTTGTTAGAGGCTATCTGGTCCGAAAGCGGTTTGCTGCTACTCTTCACAGTATGCATGCTCTTATGAGAGCTCAAACTTCGGTTAGATCCCAACGTGCTCGTCGTTCTGTAAAAAAGGAGAACATATTTCAACCTAAAAATCGACCACGGAAATCAATCGTAAGATCCTGTTTTGCAAACTTGTATGAAGTCCAATCTTTTCATTGAAAAAATGGGTTCACTCGTGTTTTTTTCCATTTTCAGGAAAGATTTGATGGTGCAAGAAGTGAATCCACAGCGAAGGGTTGTATGCATCTTACGAAATGAATGCATTTGATGAAAGCCTAAAAATAGTTAAAATTAACACATACAAACCAAGATCAAGATCTCGTAGAATCACTGCTGCATTATCAGAATGTGATGAAGAATTCCCTTACTAGGCAATCTCATCACCTCTTTCATGTTCGATTCCAGCTCGAATCACCATACCCAATTACAAAAATCGCCAAGATTTTGATTGGTACCTCACTGGTGAAGAATGTAGGTTCTCCACAGCCCATATCACTCCAAGGTTTTCAAACTCTATCCGGTCAAATGCCCCTGCTACACCAGCCAAGATCGTTTGTGGAGACAGTTACTTTAGGCCTTATTCAAACTTCCCTAATTATATGGCAAACACACAATCCTTCAGGGCCAAATTGAGGTCTCACAGTGCTCCAAAGCAACGGCCAGAGCCAGGGCAAAAGAAGAGGCTTTCACTCAATGAAATAATGGTAGCAAGAAATAGCATAAGCAGTGTTAGAATGCAGAGATCATGTTATCAAGTTGATGAAGGTCtagatttttaacaggtttcttAAACAAAGACATCCTATCCAGAAATCAATTCAAAATGTAAAAATTGAAGCAACACAAGTTCTTTTAGGCTTTTCTCTTCAACTAATGTTGACAACCATTAGGATAGATCAAAGAGTGGTTTGTGTAAATTCTTTTCAACAGTTCATGTTGACCTTTGCCTTATCAAATGAAGTGGGAGCTGCTTTTCTTGTTATGTTCAACTCTGAGCTTGGATTTGAAATCAAGAATTGTAAATTCGCATTTCCCCTACAAAGAATAAAAAAATATGGACTTGAAAAGTATTTTAATGTATCTAAGAAAATAGTCAGATatggattttttttaaaaaaaaaaaaagaaattcaaattcATACGCTTGCCTGCTATGAAACTTCCATGAAGCTGCTTCATGGCAATCAAGGCAGCCTTTATTGTTGGGACTTGGGATTtacttttcaaaatttaaaatcataGGGTATAGTTTAATCATATCTCTTGATTCTCCTATGTTTCATCTTATAGATATCATAATACCCTTGTGATAGCTCTTTCTACAAAGAGAATAGGACAACagaaattaaaaaacaaaaaagaatgCGTAATGCCATGATCATGAGAAAGGAAATCCAAGAAATTTCATAGGTGACCTTAGTTTGTGCTAAAAGTCTAGAAGTTGATGGAGCAGTATGTACAATGATGACAACTATGGACCCCCCACATCTTGTTGTATGTTCATTTACTTtaattgttgatttttttttaaagggAAATCAGAAAATCAGGTTAAGTGAGTGTTAGATTTCAATACAACTAAATAAAATGATTTTGATATGTTTGATGGATGGATGGGTAGATGGTTTTATCATCATTGCCATACTTTACCAGCACATAGTTTTCCTCTTAGATGGCTAAAAGGTCATATGATTATGATAGGAGGGGCACTTTAGATAATTGGgccatttttttaatataattattattttatgttatatGCCCTGAATCATCCATGTGCCGATTTCTTCGTTCTGCGGGAGATAAGGCCTCCACTCTATGTTTTGCCTCCTCAGACAATAATTTATGATCCCAACATTGCCCTCTTCCTGTACTTCTAATCACAAGCGAGTCCCATGTTATTCGCGATGGATGGAATGTTGTATTTGTACTCATTTTATTGTTTTAGTGTATTATAATTTTATGGATGTGTTATGTTTTTTTCGTTatgttatattataattaatgtttaaattttttttattttaaaacataagaaattatttatatattttaattccatatatattttcatttatccattctttttataattttattgttaataaataataaaaatatattaataacgcTTAAAATAAACTATTTTTCACTTTGACTTTTAtcattgtgaatatgtttatttcttttttattatttttaacacTTTATtctcttattatttttttaattatataattaattattaaaattgataaaaataaataaatggacaaaaattatcataaatcaaaatttaatattttatttatttttaaaatacattaattgaaaattaattataacataatataaaaaaaattactatatgATAAAATATCACCCTAAAAATATTCCAATGTATATTTTTGGTCAATCTAATGACAAGTATCTTAATTAACTTTATCTTTAAATATCTTAACTTTATCTTTTAAAGATAAATATGTTATCTTATCCGATATTttgaattttactttaatttaattctctcaaTTGCAGAGATACAATTTTCTCCTAATTAATCttacatattttattatattatttttaatttaagcgtACGAGAATTTTCTGTTTGAATATCCATAATAATCTCTGActcatttattttctattttttatgtgcaaattcataataaatttttataaatcacatctctctctatatatatatatatatatatatatttatttttatcacaaTCATACTCAAAtatcaaatattttaattaaaaatacatacaatCTCCTCATTAAAAATGTTttcataaaagtaaaaatagtaattattttaaaagaactaattaattagtacagCATATCTCATATAACTAGATAAGATTCAAATTGTAAATTTTTCATATGCCAAATATGCCCTTCAGTGATAAGGAAAATGCTAGGAAGCATCTCCCCAATGTTTGAAAAGAAATAATAACTAACAAAAGATTAAGCAAAGTGATTACACAATTGTGTCTCTTCTGATTCAAACACTGAAATTTCAATTTCTTTATGCAGTCTTTTTGTTTTTAGGAATCTCTTCTTTATGGAGCTGTTATGTGTTTGATTCAAACGCCTTTGCTTTCGTCATACTAATCGTAGTTACAATCCTAGATTAGTTTATCCAAATCTAGGGTTAGTCTGCTAATGATTCGTAATTTGAAACATCTAATTTTGAAAAAGGGAGTGTGCAAATGAGATTAGGACTAACTTTAAAGCATTATTTTAGTCAAATTTTGTATTTACATAACAGgtaatttcaaaaaaatattcTGTCATCTAGCATATTATTACTTAaaagataatttttattaaattaatattttataatttagcaTTGTTATATTGCAATTAAatccattaataaaataattttttcctttaaaaaaataatttcggTCTGATTGCGTGGTTGGATTGAAAAGTTGGAACCTTTTATGTTACCATCTATCTACATGAAAGAATATGGAAGTTTATCTGCCCACTGCTTATAATTCCTTTAAATTTCTCATCATCTCTGATATTTATCtactttttattaatttatctcatatctttaattaattaaataataaaattaattttataaaaaattaatttaattaattttaggcctaaatataaaaaatttatttttttaataaaattgaatcattaaaatgaaaaatattaaattatatgattttttttaaaaaaattagatttaaacatAATATGAATTTTTGGTTGATAAAGATTGcagtctccttttttttttttaaattaatcttTCCTTCTTTATCAATTAacatttaattttgtcataaaatattttaaaaataattctaattAATATACTCTTAAAAcatttcaaagaaaatttaataataataataaacatgaATTTCCATCCATTAATGTCGTTATTTCGATGCCATGATTAAATGCAATTGGATGGAAAATTTAAAACTAAGAACAAGTTGAAAAGTCCCTCTTTGACCATCTTGGACTTTGGCTTTGGGCTTTGAGATTTCGGGAAGGATGGACATTATTGAAATTCTTGGAGCAACAACATTAGGGGTGGTCTAAATTATGGTTTATTTGTTTAATTACTCTGGATTTCCTCATGTGCTAAGCGCTAATTAGTGCTTGAGAATTATTATAGTCACTTGCCACCAACCTTTTAAAGTTATAATTTATATGTGGAATAAAAAGAACATATTGGCCTATTAGCTCAGTTGGTTAGAGCGTCGTGCTAATAACGCGAAGGTCGCAGGTTCGAGACCTGCATGGGCCATTTATTTTTCTACACTATACCAAAGATGGGTTCGAGACCTATTGTTTTAAACTATATTAAATGGGCCAGGCCTCATGAacgataagctctaaaaattacccGTTACAAACTGACACCCTCCAACGGTCAAAAGAAAACgggaattcaaaattttaaataaatagtatAGTTTTCAACGCGATTCGCCTCCCAACGGTCATTTGATCAATTCACTTTCTCTGATCATTCTATCCAAACTACTCTCTCCCTCCAAAAGATCAACTagaagatagaaaaaaaaaaaaaaaatccttgttTCATTCAGAGCTATGAGAATGGATGTTGTTGATAAGAACGGTCCGTCATCATCGACTGCAATTAAGCACCCTTCAATCTCCAAAGGTAAGTCTCTTTTCCTTCTGTTTTTCTGTTTGGTTTTGGAGCAAggaatattgaaaaattaaagaagaaaatagTAAGAATCtggctaaagtattttctttcttttattttatttgatatgTCAAGCAAccaaatgagaaatggaaatagtaTTTTGTACCAAGAAAGTTGCTTTGTAATGTATAGGTGCAGATGAGAATGAGGAAAGCTATGAAGAAATGGGAGTAAATGTGCAAAACTCAAAGAAACCAACAACAAAGCACTATATGTCACCAACAATTTCTGCAGCTTCAAAAGCCAATCCTCCAAGAAAGAAAATCTTAGCCGAAAGGAATGAGTCTCTGGATAACTCTCTCCAAAAAACGCCCGCAAGTCTTGATTCAAAAGCCACTtctagtactgaatttgatgataatgagcAAAATGTTCTTGTTGATGATTTGTCATCAGGGCCTTATGACCCCTTAACTAATTATCTCTCTCCAAGGCCTAAATTTCTCCGCTATAAGCCTAACAGGCGCCAGGAATTATTTCTTAGAAGAGAAAATCAGGCGAAAGAAGGCAATGATGATGGGTTAACCATTGTTGGAAATGGTTCGTTGAAGACAGAGAAGGGCATTAATAGTGAAGCTAACTTGGCTAGTTCTTGTGGTTCTTTGGCTACTGGTTTTAATGACGCTAATGTGAAGCAAGAAAGTGAATTGATGGATGAAAGTGAAGATGAATTTGAGGAGGTATGTGAGGAAGGAGGTTGGGGTTTTAGAGGAATACTAAAAATTTTGGTCTTGTTGACTGTTTTGGTGTTTTCTACTTTATATATTTCCTCTATGAACTCTCCCACACCTCCACCTGTTGTACAAGCAGTTATGGGTCTTAAGGATGGGTATCATATGATACAAGGTCATATACATGAATTTGTGATGAGTCTTGAGAGTGGAAAGTACTTATTGGTTGACAGAGAAGGAACACAAATGAGTTTTATTGATATAGATGGAATTGAGGAAGAAGAGATGATTGAAGATGTAAAGATCGGAGAAACTGAACACAGTGATGGGTTGAATGAAGTGATGGAGATAAGAAATGGAGAAGTCAAAGTTCTAGAGATGGTTGAAGATGAAGAGGAAGGAGtagtagatgagtttagagaaGGGGAAGAAAGTGCAGATGCCAGCGATCTTGGAGAGAAGGGAATAGTAGACGAGGTTTTCAAGGTACAAGCAGGAGAAAGTGCAGATGCTAGTGATCTTGAAATGGCAAGAATAGGAGAGGTTTCTAATGAGGTGGCTGCAAATTCTGAGTTGCAGGGACCGGAAGCTGTTGAAGTGATTCAAATGCCCCTAACAAATGAATCAAGTGTTCCTAATACTCTTGAGAAGGAAAATGAGATGGTGCATGAGCCAATTAAAGAAGAAATCTTTGATAGGGAAATGGGTGGAATTGGGAATATCACTGATGATTATGATGTCCATGAAGTTCTTACTCCAAATGAGGGGCTTATCAAACACTTGGAAACTGAATCAATTCTGAAAGCTGTCATTGGGTTTTCTGTCTTTTCTTCGATTGTAGCATTTCTGGtattggttcttcactttagaaAGAACAGAAATGCAAGCAAGGACTCTCATCCAGTTGTTGAGCCTTGTTTGGACTCTGTGATAGCAGAGAAATGCTGCTCACTGCTTGCTAATGAAGAAGACATGGATAAGCACATTGAACATCCTGTTTCATTTGCCAACTCCATGTCTCTGATTAATTCACTGGAAGAAGATTCCAAACAAACATATGAAAGCCGAGCGCCAACAATTGAGTTGCTTGGTGAGCTTGTGGTGGGAGAGATG contains:
- the LOC110645721 gene encoding uncharacterized protein LOC110645721 isoform X2: MRMDVVDKNGPSSSTAIKHPSISKDENEESYEEMGVNVQNSKKPTTKHYMSPTISAASKANPPRKKILAERNESLDNSLQKTPASLDSKATSSTEFDDNEQNVLVDDLSSGPYDPLTNYLSPRPKFLRYKPNRRQELFLRRENQAKEGNDDGLTIVGNGSLKTEKGINSEANLASSCGSLATGFNDANVKQESELMDESEDEFEEVCEEGGWGFRGILKILVLLTVLVFSTLYISSMNSPTPPPVVQAVMGLKDGYHMIQGHIHEFVMSLESGKYLLVDREGTQMSFIDIDGIEEEEMIEDVKIGETEHSDGLNEVMEIRNGEVKVLEMVEDEEEGVVDEFREGEESADASDLGEKGIVDEVFKVQAGESADASDLEMARIGEVSNEVAANSELQGPEAVEVIQMPLTNESSVPNTLEKENEMVHEPIKEEIFDREMGGIGNITDDYDVHEVLTPNEGLIKHLETESILKAVIGFSVFSSIVAFLVLVLHFRKNRNASKDSHPVVEPCLDSVIAEKCCSLLANEEDMDKHIEHPVSFANSMSLINSLEEDSKQTYESRAPTIELLGELVVGEMSSSLRSCGVKSRMIESEVSSYSVSMEKGIGSKANSLPVRVQPALSQISKINLPSYTDEKKIVKKEEGGDGEVNKVLVTTPLRRSSRIRNRPIASP
- the LOC110645721 gene encoding uncharacterized protein LOC110645721 isoform X1; amino-acid sequence: MRMDVVDKNGPSSSTAIKHPSISKGADENEESYEEMGVNVQNSKKPTTKHYMSPTISAASKANPPRKKILAERNESLDNSLQKTPASLDSKATSSTEFDDNEQNVLVDDLSSGPYDPLTNYLSPRPKFLRYKPNRRQELFLRRENQAKEGNDDGLTIVGNGSLKTEKGINSEANLASSCGSLATGFNDANVKQESELMDESEDEFEEVCEEGGWGFRGILKILVLLTVLVFSTLYISSMNSPTPPPVVQAVMGLKDGYHMIQGHIHEFVMSLESGKYLLVDREGTQMSFIDIDGIEEEEMIEDVKIGETEHSDGLNEVMEIRNGEVKVLEMVEDEEEGVVDEFREGEESADASDLGEKGIVDEVFKVQAGESADASDLEMARIGEVSNEVAANSELQGPEAVEVIQMPLTNESSVPNTLEKENEMVHEPIKEEIFDREMGGIGNITDDYDVHEVLTPNEGLIKHLETESILKAVIGFSVFSSIVAFLVLVLHFRKNRNASKDSHPVVEPCLDSVIAEKCCSLLANEEDMDKHIEHPVSFANSMSLINSLEEDSKQTYESRAPTIELLGELVVGEMSSSLRSCGVKSRMIESEVSSYSVSMEKGIGSKANSLPVRVQPALSQISKINLPSYTDEKKIVKKEEGGDGEVNKVLVTTPLRRSSRIRNRPIASP